A genome region from Thioalbus denitrificans includes the following:
- a CDS encoding cyclic 2,3-diphosphoglycerate synthase, translating to MAAGEVPLRVVIMGAAGRDFHNFNVIYRDDPGSRVVAFTAAQIPRIAGRRYPPALAGPLYPEGIPIVEESGLAALCRREAVDQVVFAYSDVSHAHVMHTASVALANGADFLLLGPERTMLRAAVPVIAVSAVRTGCGKSQTTRWLSQRLKSRGLRVAVIRHPMPYGDLERQAVQRFATRADLDAAACTVEEREEYEPHLALGSVVYAGVDYGAIVERAGAEADILLWDGGNNDFPFLRPDLHLVLVDPLRPGHETTHHPGEAVLRMADIILVAKVDSAADADIQAVTEAARRINPGAAVIRGASPVTLDNPEAVRGRRVLVVEDGPTLTHGGMAYGAGFVAATRAQAATIVDPRSAATEAIAAVFDQYPHIGPVLPAVGYNPEQLRALEATINAVAADVVVAATPCDLGALLQLDKPVVHARYEFAEVGEPGLGTLVDAFLRERGLADKA from the coding sequence ATGGCAGCGGGCGAGGTTCCCCTGCGGGTGGTGATCATGGGCGCCGCGGGGCGGGACTTTCACAACTTCAACGTGATCTACCGCGACGATCCCGGCAGCCGGGTGGTGGCTTTCACCGCCGCCCAGATACCGCGCATCGCCGGGCGCCGCTACCCGCCCGCGCTGGCCGGCCCCCTCTACCCGGAGGGCATCCCCATCGTGGAGGAGTCGGGTCTGGCCGCGCTGTGCCGCCGCGAGGCGGTGGACCAGGTGGTGTTCGCCTACAGCGACGTCAGCCACGCCCACGTGATGCACACCGCCTCGGTGGCACTGGCCAACGGCGCCGACTTCCTCCTGCTGGGGCCGGAACGCACCATGCTGCGGGCGGCGGTGCCGGTCATTGCCGTCTCGGCGGTCCGCACCGGCTGCGGCAAGTCCCAGACCACCCGCTGGCTTTCCCAGCGGCTCAAGTCCCGCGGCCTGCGGGTGGCGGTCATCCGCCACCCCATGCCCTATGGCGACCTGGAGCGGCAGGCGGTACAGCGCTTCGCCACCCGCGCCGACCTGGACGCGGCCGCCTGCACGGTGGAGGAGCGCGAGGAGTACGAACCGCACCTGGCGCTGGGCAGCGTGGTCTACGCCGGTGTGGACTACGGCGCCATCGTTGAGCGGGCCGGCGCGGAGGCGGACATCCTGCTCTGGGACGGCGGCAACAACGACTTTCCCTTCCTGCGCCCGGATCTGCACCTGGTCCTGGTGGACCCGCTCCGGCCCGGCCACGAGACCACCCATCACCCCGGCGAGGCGGTGCTGCGGATGGCCGACATCATCCTGGTGGCGAAGGTCGACTCCGCCGCCGACGCCGACATCCAGGCCGTCACCGAGGCGGCCCGGCGCATCAATCCCGGCGCGGCGGTGATCCGCGGCGCCTCCCCGGTCACGCTGGACAACCCGGAGGCGGTCCGCGGCCGGCGGGTGCTGGTGGTGGAGGACGGGCCCACTCTCACCCATGGCGGCATGGCCTACGGCGCCGGCTTCGTTGCCGCCACCCGGGCCCAGGCGGCGACCATCGTCGATCCGCGCAGTGCCGCGACGGAGGCCATCGCCGCGGTCTTCGACCAGTATCCCCACATCGGTCCCGTGCTGCCCGCGGTGGGCTACAACCCGGAGCAGCTGCGGGCGCTGGAGGCCACCATCAATGCCGTGGCGGCCGATGTGGTGGTGGCCGCCACTCCCTGCGACCTGGGCGCCCTGTTGCAGCTGGACAAGCCGGTGGTGCACGCCCGCTACGAGTTCGCCGAGGTGGGCGAGCCGGGACTGGGAACGCTGGTGGACGCCTTCCTGCGGGAACGGGGGCTGGCGGACAAAGCGTGA
- a CDS encoding DsrE family protein: MKRTSILAAAAALLFALGPTHAAEGFAPYGTAATDMHEYQTINAVFDVNYEDPAKLNILYNFVKNTSKQLNGKMVVVTHGPELRVFAKENYEKYQPVVDKMAELAEQGVEFRMCNNAMRAAGFSAEDMHGFITVVPAGFPEIASLQSQGYAYVNPLPLSVKDVRYLEHPELKQQ, translated from the coding sequence ATGAAGAGAACCAGCATCCTTGCGGCCGCCGCCGCGCTGTTGTTCGCCCTCGGGCCCACCCATGCCGCGGAGGGCTTCGCCCCCTACGGCACGGCCGCAACCGACATGCACGAGTACCAGACCATCAACGCGGTCTTCGACGTGAACTACGAAGACCCCGCGAAGCTCAACATCCTCTACAACTTCGTCAAGAACACCTCCAAGCAACTGAACGGCAAGATGGTGGTGGTGACCCACGGGCCGGAGCTGCGGGTCTTCGCCAAGGAGAACTACGAGAAATACCAGCCGGTGGTGGACAAGATGGCCGAGTTGGCCGAGCAGGGCGTGGAGTTCCGCATGTGCAACAACGCCATGCGGGCCGCCGGCTTCAGCGCCGAGGACATGCACGGGTTCATCACCGTCGTCCCCGCGGGCTTCCCCGAGATCGCCTCCCTCCAGTCCCAGGGTTACGCCTACGTGAATCCGCTGCCCCTGTCGGTGAAGGATGTGCGCTACCTTGAACACCCCGAGCTGAAGCAGCAGTAA
- a CDS encoding TetR/AcrR family transcriptional regulator has translation MTRQQRSIDKHQRLLQAAEAVVHRQGYHLTTLADIAREAHVPVGGIYYYFRTKESMVEQIITARMAELTRRMEEWERDRPPLARLEALVDIWREDSEIDARYGCPIGSLCYELSRAGARMAGLAARPLLLLREWSEKQFRILGAADPGGGAEHLVMALQGASLVGNAFHDPGAIVRETDRLKTWLRQRVAN, from the coding sequence ATGACCAGACAACAGCGTTCCATCGACAAGCACCAACGCCTGCTGCAGGCGGCCGAGGCGGTGGTGCACCGGCAGGGCTATCACCTCACCACCCTGGCGGATATCGCCCGGGAGGCCCATGTTCCGGTGGGCGGAATCTACTACTACTTCCGCACCAAGGAGAGCATGGTCGAGCAGATCATCACCGCCCGGATGGCGGAGCTGACCCGGCGCATGGAGGAGTGGGAGCGGGATCGACCTCCCCTCGCCCGCCTCGAGGCCCTGGTGGATATCTGGCGGGAGGACTCCGAAATCGACGCCCGCTACGGCTGCCCCATCGGCAGCCTCTGCTACGAACTGTCGCGGGCCGGGGCACGGATGGCCGGGCTGGCGGCCAGGCCGCTCCTGCTGCTGCGGGAATGGAGCGAAAAGCAGTTCCGGATTCTCGGTGCGGCCGATCCCGGCGGTGGCGCGGAACACCTGGTGATGGCGCTGCAGGGCGCCAGCCTGGTGGGAAACGCCTTTCATGATCCCGGCGCCATCGTACGCGAGACCGATCGCCTCAAGACCTGGCTGAGGCAGCGGGTCGCGAACTGA
- a CDS encoding c-type cytochrome, translating to MKNRVAGAIALLMAVSGSFAIQASEVDQAAAERGREHFKLFCTNCHGLSGEGNGPLVAMLKIQPADLTQLARRDGGHFDAERVLKAIDGRHEVGSEGTRNMPVFSENLAISTVIDLVEYLKTIQR from the coding sequence ATGAAGAACCGCGTTGCGGGCGCAATCGCGCTGCTGATGGCTGTTTCCGGATCCTTCGCCATCCAGGCCTCGGAGGTGGATCAGGCGGCGGCCGAACGGGGGCGTGAGCATTTCAAGCTGTTCTGCACCAACTGTCACGGCCTGTCGGGGGAGGGTAATGGTCCCCTGGTGGCGATGCTCAAGATCCAGCCTGCGGACCTGACCCAGCTCGCCCGTAGGGATGGCGGTCATTTCGATGCCGAGCGGGTGCTGAAAGCCATCGACGGACGCCATGAGGTGGGTTCGGAAGGCACGAGAAACATGCCGGTATTCAGCGAGAACCTGGCCATCAGCACGGTCATCGATCTGGTCGAGTACCTCAAGACCATCCAGCGCTGA
- a CDS encoding response regulator, with product MKFSVHFNQPTRIVLLVALALLSLLGNYQAFPLFFRVEFLFGSIATLIALQLLGRPAAMLVAVVGSLYTLLVWGHPYALIIALLEVAVVGMLSRSLVRSIVAADILYWTFLGAPLSILFYAGLMGAPSEQAALIGMKHALNGVFNAIVASMLLSVLVLYQRGSGRGIVVHSLSLRNLVLNILITSVFMPSLALIVYQNRNALSEVQAALEGELILHARFLKDFVASGAREPDLPRIRRVLEVWSRGDGMHTSLLRADGSVLLSTTTAQRIRRVLGTGRQTLLGGGLVLWVPPGTMPEVVRWNEASYFVHEMVGVGEIGSVLVQVPAAESLHQLERTYLEAFRLLGGITLLTLLLGPVASHLLVRPLRQLSEVSRDVPAKLMHATPIDWPVSGVNEFARLTENIRLMATSLGRTFAELRAARDELERRVEERTASLKESAARTQAIVDNAVEGIITIDEEGLVESFNPAAERIFGYSAGEVLGRNVSMLMPEPYHTGHTGYIRRYLETGEPRMMGAGRETEGRRKDGTVFPLEIAVSEVPFPDRHLFTGIVRDISERKKMDRMKSEFISTVSHELRTPLTSIRGSLGLVIGGISGELPEQARGLIEIASKNSERLSRLINDILDVEKIESGHMAFDIRPVALWPIIEQVIEANQAYATQYGVHIVLESVDEGLSVLADPDRLTQVFTNLLSNAAKFSPQGGTVNVAVAENAGEVRIAIADQGTGIPEEFRTHVFEKFSQADASDTRRSGGTGLGLSIAKAIVDRLGGRIDFESMPGTGTTFTVDLPLWSGPGAQVFTRRSPGVRGRGRGISRVLVCEDDPDVGNLLRLMLEQEGYRADIATSLGQARTLLAKERYAAMTLDIMLPDGNGLELLHELRRDERTVDLPVVIVSAVADLHRQEVDGEVLAVVDWLRKPIDQDQLIRAVRRAASGPRPRILHVEDDPDVQRVVGDILRDFAQVEVANNRTDAEAALEQGGFSLVILDLELPDGSGLSLLPVVGRFHPPIPVVIFSAHQHNHALADEVAAALVKSRTTNHELVATIRGILGEHGKLPVAADGHPERS from the coding sequence GTGAAATTCAGCGTCCACTTCAATCAGCCAACACGCATCGTCCTGCTGGTCGCGCTGGCGCTTCTCTCCCTCCTTGGCAACTACCAGGCCTTCCCGCTCTTCTTCCGCGTCGAGTTCCTCTTCGGCAGCATCGCCACGCTGATCGCGCTGCAACTGCTGGGTCGCCCCGCCGCGATGCTGGTGGCGGTCGTGGGGTCGCTGTACACGCTGCTGGTCTGGGGGCACCCCTATGCGCTCATCATCGCCCTGCTGGAGGTGGCGGTGGTGGGAATGCTCTCCCGCAGCCTCGTGCGCAGCATCGTGGCCGCCGACATCCTCTACTGGACCTTCCTCGGCGCACCCCTGTCCATCCTCTTCTATGCCGGGTTGATGGGTGCGCCCAGCGAACAGGCGGCGCTCATCGGGATGAAACATGCCCTCAACGGGGTCTTCAACGCCATCGTCGCGAGCATGTTGCTGTCGGTGCTGGTGCTTTATCAGCGCGGCTCCGGCCGGGGCATCGTGGTCCACAGCCTCTCCCTGCGCAACCTGGTGCTGAATATCCTCATCACCTCCGTATTCATGCCCTCGCTGGCGCTCATCGTCTACCAGAACCGCAACGCCTTGAGCGAGGTGCAGGCCGCCCTGGAGGGAGAACTGATCCTCCACGCCCGATTCCTGAAGGATTTCGTCGCCTCCGGCGCCCGGGAGCCGGATTTGCCCAGGATCCGCCGAGTGCTGGAGGTCTGGTCGCGGGGGGACGGGATGCACACGTCGCTGTTGCGAGCCGACGGCTCGGTACTGCTGAGCACGACCACCGCCCAGCGGATCCGGAGAGTGCTTGGCACCGGCAGGCAGACCCTACTGGGAGGGGGGCTGGTGCTGTGGGTGCCACCCGGCACCATGCCCGAGGTGGTGCGCTGGAACGAAGCCAGCTACTTCGTCCATGAGATGGTGGGCGTCGGGGAGATCGGGTCGGTGCTCGTACAGGTGCCGGCGGCGGAGAGCCTGCACCAGTTGGAGCGGACCTACCTGGAGGCCTTCCGGCTGCTGGGCGGCATCACGCTGCTGACCCTGCTGCTCGGGCCCGTGGCGAGCCATCTGCTGGTCCGGCCCCTGCGCCAACTCTCCGAGGTGAGCCGTGATGTCCCGGCCAAGCTGATGCACGCCACTCCCATCGACTGGCCGGTGAGCGGTGTGAACGAATTCGCCCGTCTGACCGAGAATATCCGCTTGATGGCCACCTCCCTGGGACGGACCTTCGCCGAGCTGCGGGCCGCCCGCGACGAGCTCGAACGTCGGGTGGAGGAACGAACCGCCAGCCTCAAGGAGAGCGCCGCCCGCACCCAGGCCATCGTCGACAATGCCGTGGAGGGCATCATCACCATTGACGAGGAGGGGCTCGTAGAGAGCTTCAATCCCGCCGCCGAGCGAATCTTCGGCTACTCTGCCGGTGAGGTCCTGGGGCGCAATGTCTCCATGCTCATGCCGGAGCCCTACCACACCGGTCATACCGGCTACATCCGCCGCTACCTGGAGACCGGCGAGCCGCGGATGATGGGGGCGGGCCGCGAAACGGAGGGTCGGCGCAAGGATGGCACCGTGTTCCCGCTGGAGATCGCGGTCAGCGAGGTGCCGTTTCCCGATCGCCACCTGTTTACCGGGATTGTCCGCGACATCAGCGAGCGCAAGAAGATGGATCGGATGAAGAGCGAGTTCATCTCGACGGTCAGCCACGAGCTGCGCACGCCGCTGACCTCCATCCGCGGCTCCCTGGGGCTGGTGATCGGGGGCATCTCCGGTGAGCTCCCGGAGCAGGCCCGGGGGTTGATCGAGATCGCCAGCAAGAACAGTGAACGCCTCTCCCGTCTCATCAACGACATCCTCGACGTGGAGAAGATTGAGTCGGGGCACATGGCGTTCGATATCCGCCCGGTCGCCCTGTGGCCCATCATCGAACAGGTGATCGAGGCCAACCAGGCCTATGCCACCCAGTACGGGGTGCATATCGTGCTCGAATCGGTGGACGAGGGGCTTTCCGTGCTGGCCGATCCCGACCGGCTGACCCAGGTCTTTACCAACCTGCTCTCGAACGCGGCCAAGTTCTCACCCCAGGGTGGCACGGTGAACGTCGCAGTCGCGGAGAACGCCGGCGAGGTGCGCATCGCCATAGCCGATCAGGGCACCGGCATTCCCGAGGAGTTCCGGACCCATGTATTCGAGAAGTTCTCCCAGGCGGACGCCTCCGATACCCGCCGCAGCGGCGGCACCGGTCTGGGCCTGAGTATCGCCAAGGCCATCGTTGATCGGCTCGGCGGACGCATCGATTTCGAGTCGATGCCGGGCACGGGTACCACCTTCACCGTCGACCTGCCCCTTTGGTCCGGTCCCGGCGCCCAGGTTTTCACCCGCCGGAGTCCTGGCGTCCGCGGCCGGGGGCGGGGCATAAGCCGGGTGCTGGTCTGCGAGGACGATCCCGATGTGGGCAACCTCCTGCGCCTGATGCTGGAGCAGGAGGGGTATCGTGCCGATATCGCCACCAGCCTCGGTCAGGCCCGCACCCTGCTGGCCAAGGAGCGGTATGCGGCCATGACACTCGATATCATGCTGCCGGACGGCAACGGTCTCGAGCTGCTCCACGAGCTGCGCCGGGATGAGCGTACCGTGGACCTGCCGGTGGTCATCGTTTCGGCGGTGGCCGACCTGCACCGGCAGGAGGTGGACGGCGAGGTCCTGGCGGTGGTTGATTGGTTGCGCAAGCCCATCGACCAGGACCAGCTGATTCGGGCGGTACGGCGCGCGGCCTCAGGGCCGCGCCCGCGGATTCTGCACGTTGAGGATGATCCGGATGTGCAGCGGGTGGTTGGGGACATCCTGCGGGATTTCGCCCAAGTGGAGGTGGCGAACAACCGCACCGATGCGGAGGCGGCGCTGGAGCAGGGCGGCTTCAGCCTGGTGATCCTCGACCTGGAGCTTCCGGATGGTTCCGGACTCTCGCTGCTACCCGTGGTGGGACGCTTCCATCCGCCGATTCCGGTGGTGATCTTCTCCGCACACCAACACAATCATGCGTTGGCCGACGAGGTGGCGGCCGCCCTCGTGAAGTCGAGAACGACAAACCACGAGCTGGTCGCCACCATCCGTGGCATTCTCGGCGAGCACGGGAAGCTGCCGGTAGCCGCGGATGGCCACCCCGAGAGGAGCTGA
- a CDS encoding response regulator: MSTQQLRRILCVEDEPDIQTVARLALETLGGFEVAFCDTGPEAIERAPRFGPDLILLDVMLPEMDGPQTLAALRQLPELGAVPVVFMTAKVQPGEVRRYLELGAVDVIAKPFDPMVLPQRVRAIWERVHD, from the coding sequence ATGAGCACACAGCAACTGCGCCGAATTCTCTGTGTCGAGGACGAGCCGGACATCCAGACCGTGGCGCGTCTGGCCCTCGAGACGTTGGGCGGGTTCGAGGTGGCGTTCTGCGATACCGGACCGGAGGCCATCGAGAGGGCTCCCCGCTTCGGACCGGACCTGATACTGCTGGACGTCATGCTGCCGGAGATGGATGGCCCCCAGACCCTGGCGGCACTCCGACAGTTGCCGGAGCTGGGTGCCGTGCCCGTCGTGTTCATGACCGCCAAGGTGCAGCCGGGCGAGGTACGCCGCTATCTCGAGCTCGGCGCGGTCGACGTCATCGCCAAGCCGTTCGATCCCATGGTGCTGCCCCAGCGTGTTCGCGCCATCTGGGAGCGGGTGCATGACTGA
- a CDS encoding diguanylate cyclase, translating into MTERQQEFEQQLAELQRGYRVRLPQRVAAIALAWNRLREPPGTGEAALDLQRLAHNLAGSGTAFGFPAVSKAARDLETVIEAWPGVGEGAVEEALAVLHGTVTELASQDAGSAAAAAGAVKTTPLLDLVLVADSGSEPCRELAAQLGHYGYRIEQLRDSVALEQRLAQKPPAALIVDASHGRGKFSGIEQMVHLQESGVALPPVFYLSDRDDARTRLAGVRAGGAGFFIKPVDAIDMAAALERLIPHESPEPGRVLIVDDDTVLAARHALVLEQAGMRTRVVNDPLRAPEELADFHPDLVLMELYMPECDGLELAAIIRQQEAYMGTSIVFLSSDTDTSLHLHALRAGGDDYLVKPLPPERLVASVAARVQRARTLNTFMARDSLTGLYNHSRIEEQFLRELARAHRLGTPFAYAFIDLDHFKQVNDVYGHAAGDRVLMSLARLLVHRLRRTDLVGRYGGEEFIVVLPDTDWEQAMSIIDELRESFAGIRHQIAGSEFRVTFSGGVAGFPTFSDAVTLARAADQALYTAKRTGRNRVVRAPLPRPG; encoded by the coding sequence ATGACTGAACGCCAGCAGGAATTCGAACAGCAACTCGCCGAACTCCAGCGGGGGTACCGGGTGCGCCTGCCCCAGCGGGTCGCCGCCATCGCCCTGGCCTGGAACCGCCTGAGAGAGCCGCCGGGAACCGGGGAAGCGGCCCTGGACCTGCAGCGGCTCGCGCACAACCTGGCCGGGTCCGGGACCGCCTTCGGTTTTCCCGCCGTGAGCAAGGCGGCACGGGATCTGGAGACGGTGATCGAGGCCTGGCCCGGTGTCGGAGAAGGGGCGGTCGAGGAGGCGCTGGCCGTGCTCCACGGCACCGTCACCGAGTTGGCCAGCCAGGATGCCGGTTCCGCTGCCGCGGCGGCCGGGGCAGTGAAGACAACACCGTTACTGGACCTGGTTCTGGTGGCCGATTCTGGCAGCGAGCCCTGCCGGGAGCTGGCGGCGCAACTGGGCCATTACGGCTACCGTATCGAGCAGCTGCGGGATTCCGTGGCCCTGGAACAGCGCCTGGCCCAGAAGCCACCCGCGGCACTGATCGTCGATGCGAGCCACGGCCGGGGCAAGTTCTCGGGCATCGAGCAGATGGTCCACCTGCAGGAGTCCGGGGTTGCGCTGCCGCCGGTCTTCTACCTTTCGGACCGTGATGATGCGCGCACCCGCCTGGCTGGGGTGCGGGCCGGTGGTGCAGGTTTCTTCATCAAGCCGGTGGATGCCATCGACATGGCCGCGGCGCTCGAGCGCCTGATCCCCCATGAGTCACCGGAGCCCGGTCGGGTCCTGATCGTCGACGATGACACCGTTCTCGCCGCCCGTCATGCCCTGGTGCTCGAACAGGCCGGGATGCGTACGCGGGTGGTCAACGACCCCCTGCGGGCGCCCGAGGAACTGGCCGATTTCCACCCCGACCTCGTGCTCATGGAACTCTACATGCCCGAATGTGACGGGCTCGAGCTGGCGGCGATCATCCGCCAGCAGGAGGCCTACATGGGCACCTCCATCGTCTTTCTCTCCAGCGATACCGACACCTCACTGCATCTCCATGCCCTGCGTGCCGGCGGGGACGACTACCTGGTCAAGCCGTTGCCCCCGGAACGGCTGGTGGCCTCAGTGGCGGCACGGGTGCAGCGGGCCCGCACCCTCAACACCTTCATGGCGCGGGACAGCCTGACCGGGCTTTACAACCATTCGCGCATCGAGGAGCAGTTTCTCCGTGAACTGGCCCGGGCCCATCGCCTGGGGACGCCGTTCGCCTACGCGTTCATCGACCTGGATCACTTCAAGCAGGTCAACGACGTCTACGGCCACGCGGCCGGCGACCGCGTGCTCATGAGCCTGGCCCGGCTGCTGGTTCACCGTCTGCGGCGCACCGACCTGGTGGGACGCTACGGCGGGGAGGAGTTCATCGTGGTCCTGCCCGACACCGACTGGGAGCAGGCCATGTCCATCATCGACGAGTTGCGGGAGAGCTTCGCCGGCATCCGCCACCAGATCGCAGGCAGCGAGTTTCGCGTCACCTTCAGTGGCGGGGTGGCGGGCTTTCCCACTTTCTCGGATGCCGTGACTCTGGCCCGGGCCGCCGATCAGGCGCTCTACACGGCGAAGCGCACCGGCCGCAACCGGGTCGTGCGTGCGCCGCTGCCGCGACCGGGCTGA
- a CDS encoding polyamine ABC transporter substrate-binding protein, protein MPRKFAKLLAVCLAFTAAAVAAAEEPVVNVYNWSDYIAEDTLQQFEAATGIKVVYDVYDANEVLEAKLLAGASGYDVIFPSAQPFAERHVSAGLYRPLERDKLPHYGNLDPDILGALADSDPGNAHLVPYMWGTTGIGYNVRMVREMLGDEAPLDSWRLIFDPAIAKRLAGCGISVLDDEQEALAAALTYLGKDPNSTDPADIEAAAEAFAQVRPFIRYFHSSQYINDLANGDLCVAHGYSGDVLQARDRADEADNGVEVAFTIPREGAILWIDVMAIPVDAPHPDNAHRFIDFLLQPEVIADISNYVAYANANSAATPLLDEEVRDDPGIYPPAAVKARLVTAKVMPQQLQRLRVRTWTRIKTGQ, encoded by the coding sequence ATGCCGAGGAAGTTCGCCAAGCTGCTGGCCGTATGCCTGGCCTTTACCGCTGCGGCCGTCGCCGCCGCCGAGGAACCGGTGGTCAACGTCTACAACTGGTCGGACTATATCGCCGAGGACACGCTGCAGCAGTTCGAGGCGGCCACGGGCATCAAGGTGGTCTATGACGTCTATGATGCCAACGAGGTGCTGGAGGCGAAGCTGCTCGCCGGCGCCAGCGGCTACGATGTCATCTTTCCCTCGGCGCAGCCCTTCGCCGAGCGCCATGTCAGCGCCGGTCTCTACCGGCCGCTGGAGCGGGACAAGCTGCCCCATTACGGCAACCTCGACCCGGACATCCTCGGGGCGCTGGCGGATTCGGACCCTGGCAACGCCCATCTCGTGCCCTACATGTGGGGAACCACCGGCATCGGCTACAACGTCCGGATGGTCCGGGAAATGCTGGGCGACGAGGCACCGCTGGACAGCTGGCGGCTGATTTTCGATCCTGCCATCGCCAAGCGGCTCGCCGGCTGCGGTATCAGTGTGCTGGATGACGAGCAGGAGGCCCTGGCCGCTGCGCTCACCTACCTGGGCAAGGATCCCAACAGCACCGATCCGGCCGACATCGAGGCGGCGGCGGAGGCCTTCGCGCAGGTGCGTCCCTTTATCCGCTATTTCCACTCCTCCCAGTACATCAACGACCTTGCCAACGGCGACCTGTGCGTGGCCCACGGCTACTCCGGCGATGTGCTCCAGGCCCGCGATCGGGCCGACGAGGCGGACAACGGTGTGGAAGTGGCGTTCACCATTCCGCGGGAGGGGGCGATCCTCTGGATCGACGTGATGGCAATCCCCGTCGATGCGCCGCATCCGGACAACGCCCACCGCTTCATCGACTTCCTCCTGCAGCCGGAGGTGATCGCGGACATCAGCAACTACGTGGCCTATGCCAATGCCAACAGTGCCGCCACGCCGCTCCTGGACGAGGAGGTGCGCGACGATCCGGGCATCTATCCCCCCGCCGCGGTCAAGGCCCGCCTGGTCACCGCCAAGGTGATGCCGCAGCAGCTGCAGCGGCTCCGGGTCCGCACCTGGACCCGGATCAAGACCGGGCAGTGA
- a CDS encoding ABC transporter ATP-binding protein, whose protein sequence is MAFPKREQTRFEPWQDPATRPFLRIENVTKTFDDLYAVDAVTLNVYQGEFFAMLGASGCGKSTLLRLLAGLERPTAGRIIIDGQDMTEVPPYERPVNMMFQSYALFPHMSVEQNVAFGLRQERMPRGAVRERVAEMLELVRMTPLARRRPDQLSGGQRQRVALARSLAKHPKLLLLDEPLGALDRKLREHTQFELVNIQERTGITFIMVTHDQEEAMTMSTRIAVMEAGRIIQVGTPANIYEYPSSRFVAEFIGAANVFEGRVVADHDGRLLIHSEAIRGDLLMEHAQPLAPGTPVTVALRPEKLVVSESEPEGEVNRVVGTVAEIAYLGDVSIYHVRTAGGQVVQVQLTNISRLSQPRLTWDQEVYLSWQPGSGVVLTA, encoded by the coding sequence ATGGCATTCCCCAAACGGGAGCAGACCCGCTTCGAACCCTGGCAGGATCCGGCCACGCGGCCGTTTCTCAGGATCGAGAACGTCACCAAGACCTTCGACGACCTCTACGCGGTGGATGCGGTCACGCTGAACGTCTACCAGGGCGAGTTCTTCGCCATGCTGGGCGCATCCGGGTGCGGCAAGAGCACGCTGCTGCGTCTCCTGGCCGGGCTGGAGCGTCCCACCGCCGGGCGCATCATCATCGACGGCCAGGACATGACCGAGGTGCCCCCCTACGAGCGCCCGGTGAACATGATGTTCCAGTCCTACGCCCTGTTCCCCCACATGAGCGTGGAGCAGAACGTGGCCTTCGGCCTGCGCCAGGAGCGCATGCCCCGGGGCGCGGTGCGCGAGCGGGTGGCGGAGATGCTGGAGCTGGTGCGGATGACGCCGCTGGCCCGCCGCCGACCCGACCAGCTCTCGGGCGGCCAGCGCCAACGGGTCGCGCTCGCCCGCTCGCTCGCCAAGCACCCCAAGCTGCTGCTGCTCGACGAGCCCCTCGGGGCGCTGGACCGCAAGCTGCGCGAACATACCCAGTTCGAGCTGGTGAACATCCAGGAGCGCACCGGCATCACCTTCATCATGGTCACCCACGACCAGGAGGAGGCGATGACCATGTCCACCCGCATCGCGGTGATGGAGGCGGGCCGGATCATCCAGGTGGGGACTCCCGCCAACATCTACGAGTATCCATCCAGCCGCTTCGTGGCCGAGTTCATCGGGGCGGCCAACGTCTTCGAGGGGCGCGTGGTCGCCGACCACGACGGCCGGCTCCTGATCCATTCCGAGGCGATTCGCGGCGACCTGCTCATGGAACATGCCCAGCCCCTGGCGCCGGGCACCCCGGTCACGGTGGCGCTGCGCCCGGAGAAGCTGGTGGTGAGCGAGAGCGAGCCGGAGGGCGAGGTGAACCGCGTCGTCGGCACCGTGGCGGAGATCGCCTACCTGGGGGATGTGTCCATCTACCACGTGCGCACGGCCGGAGGACAGGTGGTCCAGGTGCAGCTGACCAACATTTCCCGCCTGAGCCAGCCCCGGCTCACCTGGGACCAGGAGGTCTATCTCTCCTGGCAGCCCGGCAGCGGGGTGGTGCTGACCGCATGA